Proteins encoded in a region of the Anopheles ziemanni chromosome 2, idAnoZiCoDA_A2_x.2, whole genome shotgun sequence genome:
- the LOC131293899 gene encoding uncharacterized protein LOC131293899 translates to MTIPAYSVFLGACVLLLYTGLRSTSASYVGGDPDQVVQFGTYDVTLQECFFQKIFASMPSPQAVAFNNPAAKAIAFISIETDQGMDLGGITGSIASGTIGTSTSIILLVTASPVSTQFLNSANVRMFCKK, encoded by the exons ATGACGATTCCTGCGTACAGTGTATTTTTGGGGGCgtgcgtgctgctgctgtacaCCGGACTTCGGTCGACGAGTGCTAGCTACGTCGGCGGCGACCCGGATCAGGTTGTGCAGTTCGGAACGTACGATGTGACGCTGCAGGAGTGTTTCTTTCAGAAGATTTTCGCTTCAATGCCATCACCACAAGCTGTGGCGTTCAACAAC CCGGCAGCGAAAGCGATTGCTTTCATTTCGATCGAGACGGACCAAGGAATGGATTTGGGCGGCATCACGGGCTCGATCGCATCCGGTACGATTGGTACGAGCACTTCCATCATTCTACTGGTCACTGCCTCGCCGGTATCCACGCAATTCCTTAATTCTGCTAATGTAAGGATGTTCTGTAAGAAATAA
- the LOC131293900 gene encoding uncharacterized protein LOC131293900 yields MHSSKLIGTVCLLALVLCCVDATLPTTTNPAVVEFGTADAALLQCFDKTIYEFNKSPSAVSFISPTNINYVKVETLKPGLNGGVTAEITSGAIKKPNIVITLTEPGRRSLFKSNIRVTMFCAK; encoded by the exons ATGCATTCCTCGAAGCTTATCGGAACGGTCTGCTTGCTGGCACTCGTCCTGTGTTGCGTCGACGCCACTCTGCCGACGACCACAAATCCTGCGGTAGTAGAGTTTGGAACTGCCGATGCTGCCCTGCTTCAGTGCTTCGACAAGACCATCTACGAGTTTAACAAAAGTCCATCGGCTGTTTCCTTCATTTCG CCAACCAACATCAACTACGTCAAAGTGGAAACATTGAAACCAGGGCTGAATGGTGGCGTAACTGCCGAAATCACTTCCGGAGCTATCAAAAAACCGAACATTGTCATTACACTGACCGAGCCAGGAAGGAGATCGTTATTCAAGAGCAACATTCGGGTAACAATGTTCTGCGCAAAGTGA
- the LOC131282274 gene encoding uncharacterized protein LOC131282274, with product MHRTCVAVLLLGLFLFATIVRGSSYSNGVSTSKQSYFFGAKDVTDILCFSKTLVKGSNLPQDVSFTNPTAGKNIKFVTFAADRYSSKGFTADISSGAVGTTSITIRLNGKSILPYAIEAKFYCVK from the exons ATGCATCGAACGTGCGTAGCTGTACTTTTGCTGGGACTTTTCCTGTTCGCTACCATCGTGCGAGGAAGTTCCTACAGCAATGGTGTATCGACATCCAAGCAAAGCTATTTCTTCGGTGCCAAAGATGTGACGGATATTCTATGCTTTTCCAAGACGCTAGTGAAGGGCTCAAACTTGCCACAGGATGTCTCCTTCACAAACCCTACAGCG GGTAAGAATATAAAATTCGTTACTTTCGCCGCCGATCGATACTCTTCAAAAGGATTTACAGCGGACATCTCTTCTGGAGCCGTCGGAACGACGTCCATCACCATTCGATTAAACGGGAAGTCTATTTTACCGTACGCTATCGAAGCAAAGTTCTACTGTGTAAAGTAA
- the LOC131293901 gene encoding uncharacterized protein LOC131293901 yields MSHARGTLFALVALSTAMVCLGDSRALSSVVSQEQSYFFGTKPANNLLCYTKTISKTSALPATVTYTNGNTKNINFVTMNADKYSPLGYTVDLTSGQLGTTAISYKLNGPSILPYAIIVNMYCDP; encoded by the coding sequence ATGTCACACGCACGCGGGACACTGTTCGCACTCGTTGCGCTCTCCACGGCGATGGTTTGCCTCGGAGATTCGAGGGCACTGTCGTCGGTGGTTTCGCAGGAGCAGAGCTACTTCTTCGGGACGAAACCAGCGAACAATCTCCTGTGCTACACGAAGACCATCTCAAAGACGTCGGCACTGCCCGCCACCGTGACCTACACGAACGGGAACACGAAGAACATCAACTTCGTCACGATGAACGCGGACAAGTACTCTCCGTTGGGGTACACGGTGGATTTGACGAGTGGACAGCTTGGGACGACTGCGATTAGCTATAAGCTGAATGGACCCTCGATACTTCCGTATGCGATTATCGTCAATATGTACTGTGATCCTTAA